One Formosa agariphila KMM 3901 genomic window, ACGATTTAGGAATTGACGTTTGTAAAATCGGTCTATGTAGTTTAGTAGGGTTTCCAACTGGTTCAGGATAATTACTTTGCTAAACTCATCCTGATTGTTGTGGTATTCAGTTTTTATATTTCCAAAGATAGTTTTAATCAACTTCTCTTCTTTAGGCGATACATGAAGTGCTTCGTTTACACTATAATTAAAGAAATTATATTTTTTTATTTTTTCAAACAAAGGACTTCCGTTTAGGAAATCTTTATGAAAAGATATTTGCATTGTTTCCTTACTAACAGCCAATTTCTTATATGTTATTGTTTGGTTTGGTGCTGTGCAGAACAAAGTTCCTTTCGTACAGTCGTATTTGGTTCGCCCATAAATAAGTTCTCCTGAAATGATGTTCTTTAAAGTGATAATATAAAAACCATTGGTTAGGCTTATTGACTCTGTCTTATCTTCATCACTGCAACTAATTATCTCGTTCTTTTTCAGTTTGAAGTGCATTATATGAAACAAAGGATTCTCAGGTAGAGCCCAACCCATTTGCTCATTTCTTTCTGTGATTGTTTTGTATACGAACTCATTCATTATTACAAATTTAGTTTAAAAATATGGATTGAACTTACCCATTTTTAGTTTCAATAATTTCATTTAGCGTAACATTTTTGTTTCTATATTTAGCTTTATTTATCAAGATTATTATTTACCATAATTCTTAACCATATTTAAAAACATCTTGTCAAAAGCTTTATCACTCAATAGTTTTCTGGCTAACAGAGTCTGCCTTGCCATTTTACCTGCTGCATATCTTGTTTTAGGCTTCTTAGATTTTATTGCCTTAGATATAGTTTTTGCAATCACTGAAGGTTCGCTATATTGACCAGGTTTACTGGTGTTTTGCATCATTTTAGCAACAATTTGTTTGAGTTCTTTGTAGGGGCTGTTGCTGTCCTCTAAATGATGGTCCATAGCTTTGGCAAATCCCGTATTTATTACACCTGGTTGAATAACAATTACTTTAATTCCAAATTGATTGACATCTAAGCGTAGACAATCACTCCATCCTTCCAGTGCAAATTTGCTTGCGTTATACCAAGCACCTAATGGTCCGTATACTTTGCCACCGATGGAAGATACATTGATAATAGAACCACTTTGTTGGTTTCGCATTATTGGTAGCACGGCTTTTGTTACTTCTGCTAATCCGAACAAGTTTACATCAAATTGTCGCTTTGCTTGTTCATAGCTAACCTCTTCAATAGGGCCATAAACTGCATAACCCGCATTGTTCACCAATACATCAATTTTTCCTTCTGCTTCAATTATTTTTTTTATTTGAGAATGTACTTGATTGTGGTCGGTTACATCTATTTCAATTGCTTTTCCACCTGCCGCTACAAGTTCTTTCATATGTTCCAATCTGCGTGCAACTCCATAAACAGTATGTCCTTCTTTAATTAGTTGCAGAGCTGTTGCTTTACCTATTCCGCTGCTTGCCCCTGTTATAATGATTATTTTTTTCATTTTCAATTCCAATTACAATGATTTGATACTAAAAATCAATAGTAGAAATCATCTTTGGCTTCTATTGCCTCTATTGCAAGAGCAAGCCAAAGATGTAATTCTATAAAAGAAGAATTGAATGCCTATTGGTCAAAACTTCCAAATAAGTTTTGTCCTCGCTGCATCAGAGGTAAATATTGAGGATATTCTGGTTTAATGGCACTCACTTCATCCAGTTGTTTCATTTCTTCTTCGCTTAAAACAATATCAGCAGCACCCAGGTTATCAATTAACTGCTCCTCTTTACGGGCTCCAATTAATACACTTGTAACACCTGGTTTGTGAAGCAACCAGGCTAAAGAAATTTGTGCAACCGAAGCATTCTTTCTGTCGGCAATTTCCTTCAGTGTATCAACAATATTATAACCCTGTTCCTTTTCAACCGGTGGATATTCAAAAATTGCTCTTCGTCCAGTAGTTTCACCATTGCGTGTATATTTCCCACTTAAAAAACCAGCCGCCAATGGGCTTACTATCAACGTTCCTAATCCCAAATCCATAGACGCAGGTATAATTTCTCTTTCCAGCTCGCGGCCAACGAGAGAGTAATATGCTTGAACAGAGCAGAACTTTTCAGTACCCATTAGTTTCGCTAATCCATCGGCTTTAGCAATTTGCCATGCACTAAAATTGGATAATCCAATGTACCTAACTTTACCCTGTCGAACCAAGTCATCTAAAGCTCTTAATGTTTCTTCCAGTGGTGTTGTTATGTCGAAGTTATGCACCTGATATAGGTCAATATAATCAGTCCCTAAACGTTTTAAACTGGCTTCCACTTCACGCATAATTGCCAAGCGGCTTGTTCCCAAATCATTTGGACCTGTCGTCATTGTGTTGTACAGCTTTGTTGCAATTATTGCATTTTTCCTTTTGTCTCCTAAAGCTTTACCGAGCATAGTTTCCGATTCTCCCGAACCATATATATTGGCAGTATCGAAAATATTAATCCCTGCGTCCAATGCCAGATTAACCATTTTAGTTGCCAATTCTTGCCCGGTTGCCCCCATTATGGCTGAATAACTTCCGCCTTCTTGGTCGAAGGTCATTGTTCCAAGTGTTAACTCTGAAACATATAATCCTGTGTTTCCTAAACTTTTGTATTTCATCTCTTTTTAATATTAGTTTTTAATAAAAACTTACGATACAAAGTAAGGGCATATTAGGGCTTTGTTGCTTAAACTATTTTATAAAAGAAGTATACAATTTTTTTAACTGCTATGATAAAGGATAATAATATCAAAATGTAGATACTGGGATGGCCAAAAACAACTCTTTTGCAAATTTTGGTTTGCAGGCTGGTTCTAGCGATTTGCAAATGTGTTGTTTGCGAATGGGGTTTCAATTTTGCACTGACATTTCAAAAAAGTTGCGCGAGGGGAAACAAAATAAATTTCTATCAAGTTTGTAGAGACTTCTTTCATGGAGATGTCACTTTTTAGCCTTGTTGCTAACGTTTATGTATAAGATTAGTTGCGGGTTTGTATGCGAGGATTTTCCGAAGGAAAATCAGACGTTACAAACACGCAACGACCTTTGATTAAGCACTAAACCGCAATTAATTTTATACTGTGTTAGGTGCAGTTATTATTGTTCTTCAAGGTTTAAAACTTCTTCGTGTTCGCATTTTTGGCAAACTTGTTTTAATTTGTCTTTTTCAAATTCAATAAATTCCATTTGTAAACTTCCACATTCAGGACAAGCTAATTCTTGGTCGAAACCAATATACTTAAAAAATAAGTTCTCAAGTAAACTAATGATTGAAGAAGTAAGTAATAATGCAATTTTTGCATCTGGATATTTTTTATTTTGTGAATGAACGACCATTGAATTATAACTCCAAGCACTATCAACCAATTTTCGTGAATAATTTCGTAAATCCGAGTTTTGTTTTCCAGGAATATACAAGTCTATAAAAGTATTAGCAACACCTTTAAAGTCAGATTTTTTTAATCCTTTTTCCTTTATCAATTCAGGATTCCTTTCGCACAGTTCTTTTGATAAGTCAATTAAACTTTCGCGACACAAAAGTCCGATAGCTTGAAATTCTTCAGGTTCTAAATCAATCGAGAGTTTTTCAGAAGCCATATTTAACTTTCTGTTTATTGATTTTAAATGACCAATGTCTAATGGAATTTCGTCAATTATATGTTTAAAATCATTTTGATATCTTTTAGATAATCGTTGAGTAATTCCCATATGAAAAGAATATGCTTCGTCTGCTGAAAAGTAGTGAGCTCGTTGAGTATATAAATTCATTGGTGCATTTTCTCCTTCGACAACCCAATAAGCTTCATCTTCGGTTTTTACGTTCCAAACGTTAACTACAACATCTAAATCGTTAAATGTCTCCTCGCATTTAATATTCACGATTTCTTTTATATCATCATATGATTTAAAATACTCTCTAATTTGATTTTCAGTTTCTATTCGATATTCTGGTGTCATTCTTTAGTTGAAGAGTTGGTTTTAATTGCACCTAACGGTCTTGTGTATGATTTGTGGCGTGTTTAAGCACCTAATTTAGCAAATAATTACCGAATAGAAAATCCGCAAGGTTTTTCGTAAGTAGGCGAAAACCAGCCATTAATTATACACGTCTTAAGTTAGCATTTTAATAAAAACACTAAATTAATACCTATAAATTAGAAAGAACAAAAGAGAGGAATAAGGTTATTATATACGGAGAGACTACAGATCTCGTCAACATTGAAAATCCCCTCTCTTTTACTACACAGATTTCGTACAGTTCTATGAGGCTTTTAGACCTCGATTTTAAGTCGTTGAAACTCGCGTAGTCGTCCTTTCAAAAATCATTTTCTTATGAATAAAGATATTAAATATTTTGGAATTGATATTAGCCATTTAGTTTTTGATGTGACAGATTCAGATGGCAATTACTACCAATTTAAAAACACAATTTCTGGCTTTAAAAAATTCACAAAACTCTTAGATTTGGATAGTCATTGTGTTATGGAAGCCACGGGATACTACCACTATCAATTGGCCTATTATTTACTAGAATTAGGGATAAAAGTATCAGTAGAAAACCCTTTAGCTGTTAAACGCTTTATCCAGATGAAGTTGTCTAAGATCAAGACCGATAAGAGTGATTCTAAACTTATTTGTGAATATGCAAAACAAGTAGATTTAAAGCCCTGGGAAGGTCAATCCAAACATCAAACAGAATGTCTTCAAATGACCAGACTCCTTTCTGTGTATACAAAACAGAGCACTATGCTGAAGAATAAAATACATGGTGAAGCCGTTTTAGGAAATCCTAGCAAAGCAGTTGTAAGTTCTATTAAACGAAGCTTAAAACACGTTTTAAAAGAAATCAAAACTTTAGAAGATAAACTGATGGTATTAGTTAAAGAAGTCCACCAGGATGTATTAACTCGCTTAAAAAGCATACCAGGAATTGGAAATAAAACGGCATTGATGCTTGTGGTTCTTACGGATGGTTTTGAGCGTTTTACAAGCGGTAGTGAACTCTGCAGTTATGCTGGATTAACTCCTGTAGTTAGAAAGAGTGGTAGCAGTGTAAATGGACGTAGTAGAATAAGTAAAATAGGAAATCAAAAGCTTCGTAATTTATTATTTATGTGCAGTTTTAATGCCTGTAAATACAACAAAGCATGCAGAGATATTTATGAACGAATTGTAGCAAAAGGGAAGAGTAAAAAACTAGCTTTAATAGCTGTGTGTAATAAGCTTCTAAAACAGGCTTTTGCTATCGCAAAATCTGGTTTAATATATGATGATTCTTATCGAAGAACTTTAGTGAAAAGTTAATGCTTTTTTACTTGTTTTTTACCACAGTACTTTGTTAGGCACTGGCTTTTAGCGATAATAATTTTCCGAAAATCTCTTTATGTTTTGATTCATCATCTACTGTTTTTAAAAGTTCAGTAACTGCTTCTTCTGAAAAATAGACTTTAGTACGATTAGAAAATTTGTCAGTAGTTTCTATCCAAATAAATTTGTCAAATTTGTTATTAATATTTCCATTAGTTGGATTAACAGCATTAAATTTAGGATTTTTAACCCAATCTAAGTTAAACATAACTTGCTTTAATTGTCCACTTGAGAATTTATATTTTGAAAGACGTTGAATTTCTTTATGAAGATTACTTAGCATTATGTGTTCTCTAACATTTTGTATTTCTCCAACAATTTTATAAATGGGTTTTCCTTCTGTTGTAGTTATTTTTCCAATTTCTCCTGCTGATATTGCGTTTAAAATTATATTAAAAACCCCATTTTGTGTTTTGTCAATTTCTATGTCACTTCCAGATAAAGTTTTTTCCTTACTATTAAAACCATAAACTTTATTTTGTGCAGGATTTAATATAAGAACTTCTCTAGGGTTTATGTCAACCATTTCAGGAAGTAATTTCGACCAAATTTCCATAAATTCCTTACTTTTCTCATTAGCTTTAATTTGTAAAAATCTATTAAAATCTGTCGTTGATTTGTTAGCGTGTTCATTTTTACTTGAAGCTCGATAGTAAATTGCACCTTTTTTTATTTTTAATTCAGAAAAATCGTTGATTGGAACTAATATTTGGCTACTCTTTTCAATTAATAAATAATAAAATTTTCTTGTGCTTATTTGAAATATTTGTAAGTCAACTGAAATTCCAATTTTAGCAATTTTTTCAAATTTTTGAGTTACATCATTTAAGTCAATCTGTTTGAGTAAATCAAGATTTTCTTTATCAAGACCTGTGTCAGTATGAATTCCAGTTTTTGAATCTTCATCAATTCCTAACAATAACATTCCGCCATCTGAATTGGCGAAAGAAAGTATGTCTTTAGCAAAATTTAGAAGGAAATTTTCAAGCGGACTTTTCGTTTTGGCAATATTTAATTTAAGCTTGTAATCAATTCCATTATTTTCTTTTGGAAATCGACCATTGTCTTTTAAATCCGTAATTATTAATTCTGCTTTTTCTGTTAATTGCTGTAAGTTCATTTATTGACGGATGTTTTTTTAGCTTGTGCCTAACGTTTATGTATATGGAAAGTTGCTTTTTTGTTTGCGAGGATTTTCCGAAGGAAAATCAGAAGCTAGCAAACAAAGCAACTAACATTGGTTAAGCTAAAAATAGCAATTTTTTATATACTTTGTTGTACACAGTTTTTATTTATTCAACATCCAGTTTATTAATTCCTTTCTATCAATTATAGACCAACTATGAGGGTTTTTTTCTCCATCTGCTCGATATCCTTTGTTTTCTGTTGGAATATATTCTACATTTTTAAAATTTGACTTATTTAATAATTCAGAAAGCTGTTTAATATGGTAAGCATTCATTTCTTCATATTTAGCCATTGTTTGTTCTTTCCACCATAGAGTATCTGGCTCGGTATATAGTCTTATTTTGGTGTTTTTTAAATTTTTTAGATTATCAATATTATTTGTTTTAGAAGTGAAAACAGAATAAAGTTCATATTTTGAAATATCATTGTTTGGGTTTCCAAATTCTTTACCTAAAGTTTCAAGTAACCATTTGCTTTCTTCCGCAAAAGAATTTGATAAATTACGTTCAATATTTTTTTCGGCAGTATGATATAACTCTGCTAAATCTATAGGTGAATCGCCAATAAAAACACCTTTTGGAATTATGTTAGAATTTTCATTAGTCATAAAATTACTAATTAATAAAGCAATATTTCCACCACTTGAAAATCCACCAACATAAATATTATCTACAGGTAATTTATTCTCTTTAAATATGCTTTGTAAACGTTTAGATAATTGTTCTAATTCATTTTGTTCTATCCACAATTTTCGATTGTAGTTCATATATAAAACTGAAATGTTATTTTTTTTCGCATTTTCAAGTATTTCGAATTCTCGTTTTATGTCTTCAACGTTTTCGGGAAAACCACCAAAAAGCACTAAAACAGCTTTTATGTTTTTAGTAGGTTTATTTAATGAATATTCATCTTTTTTTATTTCTTGATATTCAATTTTTACTGAATCAGCTGTTTTTTTATTCTCATTGTTTTTACAAGAAAAGCTAAAAGTCAATACAAATAATACTACTAAAATTCTATTCATAAGTTTGTGGTTCAAATTGTGTACAACGTTAGTACATAGCACTTATGTACTATATACATCCAAATATAAGATATATGAAACATATGTTTTATATATCTTATGTAGAAATCTATTATTATTTTTTCTTTTCTTCACTTGAGACCCTTGCTCATATTTTAAATTATTTTTTTGACATGGGAAAAAATGAAAGCCAAGTAAAATTCTGGGGAAAACTGTTTTCTGAAATAGAATCAAACCCCATAAAACAGCAACTTATATCTTTTAATGAATCTATAAAAGAGACCATAGAAAAAAGAAATTCTTTTACGCATAGGTTTCCTCAAAACGAAAATGATTTTCGCACGACATTAACCACCACCGAAGGGAGAAACCTTTTACAATGCAATATGAGAAAGCGCATAAAAAATGAGGAATTTTTACAAAACATTACAGAATCATCAAAACTGTTAGAGTCGTTAATTAATAACTTAAAATTAGAATTTGACGACATAGTGTAAAATACTAAATAGTCACACCATCATATTGCACTTCATTCAAAACAGACGGAACATTACTTTCTAATTTAGGACTAAACACATCCTTACTAACTGTATAAGTATGTAGTTTATCTTCAGAATAATTAAAATTCACTAGCTCTTTAATTTGAGTATCAGATACGCTTGAAGATAGCCATGCTTTGACATGTTCTGCATCCAAAATTAAAGGCTGACGCTTTTTAACGTTGTGGATTTTAGCAAATAATGGTGAAGCTACTTTAGTAATGACTGAAAACGTTACATAGGTTCCAATAATAGTATATATTCCTGCTAAGGAAAGTGGTTCTCTATTACCATTTTGAATAAAAAACGGATATTTCTTCTTCTCAAACTCATGAGGCTCATAAAAACCTGTTACCGGAATGATACAGCGTTGCTCGTGAATGGCATTTTTATAAATGAAGTGATTGAACAGTTTTTCAGCACGTGCGTTGAGTCCGCCACCATATTTTACAGCTTCTTTGTAATACGGGTTTATTTGATCCGGTGTTTTAGTATAGGGCACAATACCCCAAACACCAGGTGCCAATACCTCTGGCTTTTGCTGTGGGATGACTAACATATTAGGATGCGTGAATCCGTTTAAATGATATTGAGGCGTATCGAAAATAGAACGAACATCTTCAGCACTTAATTTCACACCAAAATGTTTGTCTAGTCTTTTAGTTTTGGAGGTGGTTGCCGTATGGAAACACATGAATAAATCTTTTATTAAATCCAATATACTAAAAAACAAATAAAGCATTCTTAATATTTAAAAACGCTAATTACACAATCACAATAAAACACACACCTCTCTGCAATTCAACGAATTAAAAACAAATAACTAGTGAATCCTGAGGATATTTCTTACTTTCAAATTAACTAACTTACTAACCTACAAATGTTTCCACAAATCTACCAAGTAAAATTGGTGTCATACACCTATGTATCCCCTTTACATTGGACTACAATCCTAATGGCTTCTATTCTAACCGCAATAATTATATTTCAATTATTAAGAATACTATATAAGCCTAAAAAAAATTGGAAAGTAAAGCTCAACTACCTGAGTTTAACTTCAATTTACCTCGTTCTCAATTTAACAAACAACCTACTTCCCAATAAAAATGTGCCATTGCCAGTTTTAATCCAACTAAGCATAGAATGTGCTTTAGGATTATCTGTATGTTTATACACTATTTGGTATTTATATACAGAGTTTAATATTTCAACTAAACACAAGATTTTTAAGATTAAAAATTTAATTAGAACAATGGCCTTATGCTATGTCTTACTGTTTATTTTACCACTTTATCTAACTAGATCTATCCAATTAGCATACACCTATTTTTTAATCTACCCTATTATTCTCGCCATCGCTTTTGTGATTAGCTTTGTATTTACCGCTAGAAAATTTATATCCTATTCTAGTGATTTTAAATTTAGGACTTACTTGGCTCTAAGTGCAATTGTTTTTTTAACGTTCTTGCCCGTGCTTACTTGGTTTCATGTTTTTGAACCTTGGATTATTTCAATGACTAGTATTTCATTTCTTTTAATATCTGTAATAGAATTGGATAGTTATCTATATAGAATTAGAAATGAAGCTGTTATAAAACTCGTAAAACAACTTCATCCCGAATTTACAGATAGGGAAAATGAAATTGCCCTTCAAATAATAAAAGAGTCAAATTACAAGGTCATTGCTAAACATATGTTTATCGCAGAAAGCACCGTTAGAAAACATGCTTCTAACATTTTTAGTAAATCTAATTGCTCTAATAGAAGTCAGTTTATAAGCAAATTTAAAAAAACACCCCTCTGAGAACCCTTACTATCATTGAATGCGTATGTTTGTGTAGTACATCTACGCAGAATATACGCATATTTAAATACCGTTAATAAATCAATTTTCGGACATTTATAAAGCCCTTCCCAAAGTATAGAATAAGAAAAGACATAGATACTCTTTTAGGAAAAACTACTAAAAATAATTTCTCTAACTAAAAACTATACTAATGAACTATCAAATCGAATTAACAAAATTTCAGAATGAATTAAATGTAATAAACAACTCTACAAATGAAATTATCAATCAAGCAAACGCTTCCATATTACTAAGTAGAAATACGCTTTCAAACTTAAAAAAAATCATGTTTCAAATTGGATTCAAAACAGTTGATGATGAAATCCACTTTTTTAAAGTCACCAAACAAGTTCCCCTAATACAAATTGTTTATTATACTGAAATTCGAAATTTTGAATTAAACCTTCCAAAGGGAAGTGAAATAACTCAACAGGCTTATATCCATAAGAAATTAACCGAAATAGACCAATTCTTTGTTAGAAATATACACTTTAACCAATATGTTATTTGTGGCCATACCCACTCCGATAAATTATACTTCACAAGATCTGCTGCAGACAAAATACCGTATTCATGTTCCGATTTATATTTTAGAGATCCAGAATTTAGTACAGCATATGATATGCTACTTGCTAAACATCAAGCCTTCCTTTTGGTCGTAGACCACTTAAAATATAAACTAACTGGAAATAAGAGTAAAACACCAAATATAATTCCCCTTAAATGGACAGCTACCAAAAATGCTCTCACAGAACTTATTTATGGATTACACCAAAGTGGTGCATTAAATAATGGCAATTCAACATTAAAAGACATAGTGCATTCTTTTCAAATTATGTTTTCATGTGACTTAGGAAATATTTATCAGAAATATGCCGAAATGAAATATAAAAACAATGAGCTTCCCACTTTTTTAAGCATGATGACTAAAAGATTTTTAAATAATATTTCGGATCCTGAAGATTAATTAAAGAACAGAGTTCGATAGAACTACGGTTAACTATTTTTTGAAATAATTCCTAGTAAAATACACTATACACGAGCAAACTCACCATGCTTTTTACCTGATTTTAAACCACTTAATACTGTTTACTTACAAATGTTAAAAATTAACCGAGTTCGATTCAACTCCTGCTAAAAACTCATTTAAAGTATTGAGATTTGTAACATATTAATTTTTAAAACCTTACAATATGCCAACAAGTATTATTACCACAGAAGATCTTTCTGAATTCAAAATTGAATTGCTGAAAGACATTAAAACTTTATTAAACAACAAATCTGAAGCCACTTTAAAAAAGCATTTACGTTCATCTGAAGTTATGAAACTACTACAGATTAGTTCTGGCACTTTACAAAATTTAAGAATAAATGGCACCCTTCCCTATTCAAAAGTTGGAGGACTTATTTATTATGATGCAGAAAAAATTCAAAAGATGCTAGACGATAATCGTATTGAAGATACATTTAAATAAAACCTTATGAACTACATAAAACATCTTAATTCCGTTTTTAAAGTATTTCAGAAAGACCCCAGGCTAAACCCTTCGCATATTAGTCTGTATATGGCGCTCTTCCAATATTGGAATTATACCAATTTTCAAGACCAATTTTATATTTCTCGAGCTGAAATTATGGGGATAGCAAAATTGGGATCTACAAAAACCTATTACCGTTGTTTAAGAAACTTAAATGATTGGAAATACCTTTTGTATTTACCTTCTCATAACATGTACAAGGGTAGCCAAATTAGGATGCTCAAATTTGATACAAGTAGGAAACAAGCAAGGAACAAGGAAGAAACAACTTGTAAACAAGCGGTAACACCAATACTAAACTTAAATAAACCAAATAGAAACTTTATACAAAGTAAGTTACCAAAAAACGAAAATGAAGTTTTAGTTTTTTTTAAATCTAAAAATTGGCCGACTATTGAAGCACAAAAATTCTACAATCACAACCAGGCGATTGGATGGACGATTGGAGGAAAATCGAAAGTCGAAAACTGGCAAGCTTTAGCTTCTAATTGGATGATAAAGGCCGCTGAAATAGAAAAAAAATCTGCAGTGTCCCATTTCAAAGACAACCTCATAACCCAAAACAATAAAGATTATGATCAACCTCTATAAAATTACCGAAGGAGACGTAGAATATACTTTGGGAAAAATGAACGGTCAAATGATCTCCTACGATTTTAAAAAAATCCTGGAGTATTTGGAGGCCAAAGGCAAACTGATGTTTGGAGAGCAGTTTAAAATATACAAACAAGATCACGATTTGATTCTCAAATTAAGCTGTTATTTTATCAAAGACGAATCCTATTGCGAAGCTCGTGGAATTGATTTAAACAAAGGTATTTTGCTTTCAGGACCAGTTGGAAGTGGAAAAACAAGCCTTATGAAATTAATCAGAAATTTATCCTTAAACAAAAGGAAGATTGAGGTGGTGCCGACTCGAAATATAGTCTTCGCCTACAATCATTTGGGAACAAAAACCATTGAAGATTTCGGGAATAGGCACTGCTACTGTTTCGATGATTTAGGTATTGAACCTATGGGGAAATATTATGGCAATACGTACAACGTTATGGGAGAAATCCTCTTATCTCGATATGAGTTGTTTCTTGAAACAAACATAAAAACCCACCTGACCACCAATCTTAACGCTGTGGAAATTGAAGAACGCTATGGAACACGAGTCCGTTCTAGAATGCGCCATTTATTTAATCTGATAACATTTGACAAAGACACTACAGACAAACGTATTTAAAACTAAACCTTATGAAAATAGCAACTTTCAATATTCAAAATTTATTTCATCGCGATAAAAATCTTATCCATGTAAATCCGAGTAAAAATCTAAAAGATTGGATTTCTGAATTGGATAACCTAATGACCATTAAACATAATTCTGAAGACCAACGTGATCGTATCAAAGAACTTTCATTTTTAATTGGTTTCGAAAAAACCATAGACAAACCCTATGCTGTGCTTCGTAGACGAGCTGGACACCTGTATTTAAAAGGCATTGATCATTCTTTAGAACATAAAGCCAGTTATTTAAACTATTGGAATGGGTGGATTACATTACAAACCACGCCTATCCCCTATACTGCAGTTGAACATAAAGCCAGACTGATTGCAGATATTAATGCTGATGTCTTACTGCTTCAAGAAGTAGAAGATCGTGGATCTTTAGAAGAATTTAATCATCAAATATTACCAAAATTTTATTGTGAACCCTACACCCAATGTATCGTTGTACAAAGTAATAAATACAATGGATTAGAAATGGGAATACTGCTTAGACAGGGTTATAATCTCCTTGGTATTAAAACACATCAAGATCAAAATTTCATTCAATACGATATCGAAACGCCAAAAGGAAAAACGATTCATATTATCA contains:
- a CDS encoding helix-turn-helix domain-containing protein: MNEFVYKTITERNEQMGWALPENPLFHIMHFKLKKNEIISCSDEDKTESISLTNGFYIITLKNIISGELIYGRTKYDCTKGTLFCTAPNQTITYKKLAVSKETMQISFHKDFLNGSPLFEKIKKYNFFNYSVNEALHVSPKEEKLIKTIFGNIKTEYHNNQDEFSKVIILNQLETLLNYIDRFYKRQFLNRQEINQALFTQFKKILDKYFETNQFEQNGIPKVDWIANQLGVSYKYMNDTIKTETGKTAVDQVNLYLIEEAKNLLLAPNASISGTAYKLGFEYPQYFSRLFKKKVGVSPKEYIENAGLN
- a CDS encoding oxidoreductase: MKKIIIITGASSGIGKATALQLIKEGHTVYGVARRLEHMKELVAAGGKAIEIDVTDHNQVHSQIKKIIEAEGKIDVLVNNAGYAVYGPIEEVSYEQAKRQFDVNLFGLAEVTKAVLPIMRNQQSGSIINVSSIGGKVYGPLGAWYNASKFALEGWSDCLRLDVNQFGIKVIVIQPGVINTGFAKAMDHHLEDSNSPYKELKQIVAKMMQNTSKPGQYSEPSVIAKTISKAIKSKKPKTRYAAGKMARQTLLARKLLSDKAFDKMFLNMVKNYGK
- a CDS encoding aldo/keto reductase, with the translated sequence MKYKSLGNTGLYVSELTLGTMTFDQEGGSYSAIMGATGQELATKMVNLALDAGINIFDTANIYGSGESETMLGKALGDKRKNAIIATKLYNTMTTGPNDLGTSRLAIMREVEASLKRLGTDYIDLYQVHNFDITTPLEETLRALDDLVRQGKVRYIGLSNFSAWQIAKADGLAKLMGTEKFCSVQAYYSLVGRELEREIIPASMDLGLGTLIVSPLAAGFLSGKYTRNGETTGRRAIFEYPPVEKEQGYNIVDTLKEIADRKNASVAQISLAWLLHKPGVTSVLIGARKEEQLIDNLGAADIVLSEEEMKQLDEVSAIKPEYPQYLPLMQRGQNLFGSFDQ
- a CDS encoding IS110 family RNA-guided transposase, with the translated sequence MNKDIKYFGIDISHLVFDVTDSDGNYYQFKNTISGFKKFTKLLDLDSHCVMEATGYYHYQLAYYLLELGIKVSVENPLAVKRFIQMKLSKIKTDKSDSKLICEYAKQVDLKPWEGQSKHQTECLQMTRLLSVYTKQSTMLKNKIHGEAVLGNPSKAVVSSIKRSLKHVLKEIKTLEDKLMVLVKEVHQDVLTRLKSIPGIGNKTALMLVVLTDGFERFTSGSELCSYAGLTPVVRKSGSSVNGRSRISKIGNQKLRNLLFMCSFNACKYNKACRDIYERIVAKGKSKKLALIAVCNKLLKQAFAIAKSGLIYDDSYRRTLVKS
- a CDS encoding ATP-binding protein; its protein translation is MNLQQLTEKAELIITDLKDNGRFPKENNGIDYKLKLNIAKTKSPLENFLLNFAKDILSFANSDGGMLLLGIDEDSKTGIHTDTGLDKENLDLLKQIDLNDVTQKFEKIAKIGISVDLQIFQISTRKFYYLLIEKSSQILVPINDFSELKIKKGAIYYRASSKNEHANKSTTDFNRFLQIKANEKSKEFMEIWSKLLPEMVDINPREVLILNPAQNKVYGFNSKEKTLSGSDIEIDKTQNGVFNIILNAISAGEIGKITTTEGKPIYKIVGEIQNVREHIMLSNLHKEIQRLSKYKFSSGQLKQVMFNLDWVKNPKFNAVNPTNGNINNKFDKFIWIETTDKFSNRTKVYFSEEAVTELLKTVDDESKHKEIFGKLLSLKASA
- a CDS encoding Cthe_2314 family HEPN domain-containing protein; translation: MFYISYVEIYYYFFFSSLETLAHILNYFFDMGKNESQVKFWGKLFSEIESNPIKQQLISFNESIKETIEKRNSFTHRFPQNENDFRTTLTTTEGRNLLQCNMRKRIKNEEFLQNITESSKLLESLINNLKLEFDDIV
- a CDS encoding SOS response-associated peptidase — its product is MLYLFFSILDLIKDLFMCFHTATTSKTKRLDKHFGVKLSAEDVRSIFDTPQYHLNGFTHPNMLVIPQQKPEVLAPGVWGIVPYTKTPDQINPYYKEAVKYGGGLNARAEKLFNHFIYKNAIHEQRCIIPVTGFYEPHEFEKKKYPFFIQNGNREPLSLAGIYTIIGTYVTFSVITKVASPLFAKIHNVKKRQPLILDAEHVKAWLSSSVSDTQIKELVNFNYSEDKLHTYTVSKDVFSPKLESNVPSVLNEVQYDGVTI